The Bacteroidia bacterium genomic interval CTCTTCCCGTAGGCCAGGATTATCATTCCCTGCTTTTCTCAATTCAAAACGGACCCAATCTTTGAGAACTGCCCGATGAGTATTCAGATGCAAATAGCGATCTTCTTCAATAGGGATAGTGCCAAGCCCGCTCATAAATGTTAGGGGTAAAGGAGGCAGATCCATACTCCGAGATTTTATTTGGTAAAATCCATGATAATAGATCAGGTCCGAGCCTTTTTTAGCCCGAAACTCTTCCAATTTTTCTCCTACCAATTGCATATTGAGTTTTGCCTCTTTCATATAAGCCCTCATATGATCTACTTTCTCATTGTATATGCGGGAAACATAAATGGAAAAACTATCGGGATCATTTTGAGAGAAATAGCGGAAAAACTCTGCCATGGCGAGGGAGTCTTGAAAACGCAGGTAGTGATCCGCCAGAAAAGTATTTGCAAATGCAGCACTTCCCCTAAATCGAATACTTTTGTCAAAATTTGTCGCATCTAATTCTAGCTGCAATTCCTCCCCAGGCGACATAAATAGCATAGCCTTCTGATCTCCATGCCATAAGCGTAAATTTTTGGCCTCTGCTAAAGGAATTTTTACAGAAAATTTACCTTCCTCATCCAGAACTGCAGGAAAAGCAAGTGTAGATCTGTCCAGAAAATTTTGGGTATAAACCAGTTTTACATGGTCGTCTATTCTATGGCTGATTTGACCACTGATTCGGATAGAATCCTGGCTATGCAAAAGAAGAAAAGGGAGAAAGATGAGCAAGGAGCCAATGAAGCTTCTTTTCATAGATAAGCTTTACTAAGCTTAAATGTACGGAATTTGGAAGGCGGAATAAAAAGTTTAAACGTCAAAAATTAATCCCTTGTTTTGGAGATCATCGTAAATGCCTTTATCAAACTTGAATAGCCTTGCAGCTCTATGGGCTACATTTTCTTCCCACTCATCCAGTTTTACCAGCAAATTCATGCGCTGAATCTTTCTTCTGAAATTGGACTTGTCAAGTTCGATGCCGAGGATGGCTTCGTACAATTTCTGTAATTGTAAAAGGGTGAATTTTTCGGGTAGCAATTCAAATCCAATAGGACGATTTCGAACTTCCCGTCTCAATGTATAAATGGCTTCGTTCAAGATTTCCTGGTGATCAAAAGGAAGCTCAGGACAATCAGACAATAAAAACCATTCCGCAGCCGAGGCATCTTCTCCTGGAGTTAGGGTATAATTCCCCGGTTTCACCAAAGCATAGTACGATAGAGTTATCACACGCTTATCTGGATAGCGCTTCACTTCCCCAAATGCTCTTAGTTGTTTCAGGTAAAGATTTTCTATACCTGTCATCTCATTCAGGATGCGATTGGAGGCCTCATCTATTCCTTCTGAATACAAAATAAAACCCCCAGGAAGGGCCCATGAACCAAAATTAGGTTCAATAGCTCTTTTGATCAGAAGGATTTTTAAATCGTGACTTTCAGCTTCGAAACCAAACACAACACAGTCAATAGAAAGGGGTTCGATTTTATCCAGATGGCTATGGGACATATTGGGAATCTGATATTGATATGTGCAAATAATAGGAAAAAAAATGAATTCTTCAATTTTGTTGAAAAGGCATTAGCGGCAAGCCCCCATTATTTTCAGGCTGTAAGTACCTCTCTTTTCCAAGTTCATTTCCGGAAAACAAAGGGTCCCCGAGATTGAATTATAGTTGATTTATATGCGTTGGATAGAGTAAGTGAAACTTTTTTCGCCTAAATCCTTTGACTTCCGGAAAAAAGCCCGTAGCTTAGTGTCAGATTGACCATAAGGAAAATCTACTTCTCTGATTATTACTTACTCTAAGTCTCATGTCTAGCTCTACGAAAGTAAATCACCACAAAATTGTAACGGGTACAAAAGAATACTTTCCTTCCATATCCCGGATTCCTTTTGAAGGAAGAACTTCCAGCAATCCGTTGGCCTTTAAATTTTATGATGAAAACAGGGTAGTGGCAGGTAAAACGATGAAAGAGCATCTACGTTTTGCTGTTGCCTATTGGCATAGCTTCTGTAATGATGGAGGAGATCCCTTTGGTTCAGGGACGAAGGTTTATCCCTGGTTGGCAAGTGCTGATCCCATTCAGCAGGCCAAGGATAAAATGGATGCGGCCTTTGAGTTTATCACCAAAATGGGCATTCCTTATTACTGTTTCCATGATGTAGATTTGATTGATGAAGGAGACAGCCTGGAGGAATATCAAAGACGTATGGAGATCATCACGGATTATGCCCAGGCTAAGCAAACGGAATCCGGAGTTAAACTGCTTTGGGGAACGGCAAATTTATTTAGCCATCCGAGATATATGAATGGTGCCTCCACCAATCCTGATTTTCATGTCCTGACCTATGCTGCATTTCAGGTGAAAGCAGCTTTGGATGCGACTATCAAACTGGGAGGAGAAAACTATGTGTTTTGGGGAGGAAGAGAAGGTTATATGAGCCTTTTGAATACAGATATGAAACGTGAATTGGACCATTTAGCTCAATTCCTTCGTGCAGCCAGAGATTATGGTAGGGCCAATGGATTTGAGGGGACCTTTTTCATAGAACCTAAACCAGCTGAGCCCAGCAAGCATCAATACGATTTTGATACGGCAACCGTTCTTGGATTCTTGAGAGAATATGACTTGTGGGACGATTTCAGCATCAATATCGAAGTGAACCATGCTACCCTGGCAAATCATACGTTCGAACATGAACTAGCAGTAGCAGCCAGTGCAGGGAAACTGGGTTCCATAGATGCAAACCGCGGGGATTACCAAAATGGCTGGGATACAGATCAATTTCCAGTTGATATTTATGAACTCAGCCAGGCCATGTTGATTTTTCTGGAGTCAGGAGGATTGCAGGGAGGAGGAATAAACTTTGATGCAAAAACCAGAAGAAATTCCACAGATCTTGAAGATTTGTTTTATGCACACATAGGAGGAATGGATATAATGGCGAGGGCTTTACTTATTGCAAATGACATCCTCGAGCATTCAGATTATAAGAAATTGCGGGAAGAAAGATATGCCTCTTTTGATGCCGGAAAAGGGAAAGAGTTTGAACAAGGAAAGCTGGGACTTTCAGATCTTAGCAAGCTTGCTACTCAGTTAGGAGAGCCAACTTCCAGAAGTGGGAAGCAAGAGTTATTTGAGAATATTATCAATCAGTATATATAAAGAAAAGCTTAGATAAGAAACATGATTATGGCTCAAGTCCATAATGCATTAAGATGTAGTATTTAGTATCCAAATTTCCGTGATGGCTGTCTTAGGGCAGCCATTTTCCTTTTTATCTCTCAAATTTCTCTCTAAGTTGCATTATCCTTCATTCTGCTGATATACAGCCAACATTTTTTCCTAGTTTTCCGTTTTAACTGTCATGTATCAACCTCTGCAACAAACACTCCTCCCATTCCTTTTCCCTCTCTTATTGATTATAAGTCCGGGGCTTTTTGCACAAGCTCCACCTGACTCTATCGTTCAGGATAGTCTTGATAAAGAAGATGAAATAATCAGCAAGCCATTTCGGTACAAAGGTTTCTACAAAAAAGAAGATGCCTATATGGATACAAAGCGCATTTCGAAATACGTGGAAATGCGTGATGGGACTCGTATTGCAGTTGATATATTGATCCCTACAGAAGGTCCTGAGCAGGACTCATTCCCTGTCCTTCTTCAATTTACTCCCTACAATAGAGCCTATATGGTTCCCCGGATGGGACCAATAAAACATGCGATTTCCAGCATGGCTAAATTTGGATGGGGACCTGAATACGACCAAAGCAAAATCATCCCTTATGTTCGGTTTATGTTGAGAAGAGGGTATATAGTGGTTAATGCAGATATGCGGGGAACGGGAGCTTCTTTTGGTAGTCAAATGCCCATGGCGCCCATTCTGGCAAAAGATGGCAAGGACATGGTTGACTGGATTGCCGAACAGGA includes:
- a CDS encoding TlpA disulfide reductase family protein, whose translation is MKRSFIGSLLIFLPFLLLHSQDSIRISGQISHRIDDHVKLVYTQNFLDRSTLAFPAVLDEEGKFSVKIPLAEAKNLRLWHGDQKAMLFMSPGEELQLELDATNFDKSIRFRGSAAFANTFLADHYLRFQDSLAMAEFFRYFSQNDPDSFSIYVSRIYNEKVDHMRAYMKEAKLNMQLVGEKLEEFRAKKGSDLIYYHGFYQIKSRSMDLPPLPLTFMSGLGTIPIEEDRYLHLNTHRAVLKDWVRFELRKAGNDNPGLREEIEKLKEMYQGKVEEILWASYLADAIDAERLPEIADSWEEFRLSYGKSESWKTIQNYRKKKEKLSAGSQAPDFQLKNEHGKWLKLDDFKGKVLYIDFWASWCKPCLEEAASSQALEEHFSEQEDFEMLYVSMDEKEERWKNTRDQMSPKGKHLFAGGWESALRSAYQIRGIPRYVLISKSGELISAYAPRPGNFQLVIRQIEAALK
- the xylA gene encoding xylose isomerase; the encoded protein is MSSSTKVNHHKIVTGTKEYFPSISRIPFEGRTSSNPLAFKFYDENRVVAGKTMKEHLRFAVAYWHSFCNDGGDPFGSGTKVYPWLASADPIQQAKDKMDAAFEFITKMGIPYYCFHDVDLIDEGDSLEEYQRRMEIITDYAQAKQTESGVKLLWGTANLFSHPRYMNGASTNPDFHVLTYAAFQVKAALDATIKLGGENYVFWGGREGYMSLLNTDMKRELDHLAQFLRAARDYGRANGFEGTFFIEPKPAEPSKHQYDFDTATVLGFLREYDLWDDFSINIEVNHATLANHTFEHELAVAASAGKLGSIDANRGDYQNGWDTDQFPVDIYELSQAMLIFLESGGLQGGGINFDAKTRRNSTDLEDLFYAHIGGMDIMARALLIANDILEHSDYKKLREERYASFDAGKGKEFEQGKLGLSDLSKLATQLGEPTSRSGKQELFENIINQYI
- a CDS encoding NUDIX domain-containing protein, yielding MSHSHLDKIEPLSIDCVVFGFEAESHDLKILLIKRAIEPNFGSWALPGGFILYSEGIDEASNRILNEMTGIENLYLKQLRAFGEVKRYPDKRVITLSYYALVKPGNYTLTPGEDASAAEWFLLSDCPELPFDHQEILNEAIYTLRREVRNRPIGFELLPEKFTLLQLQKLYEAILGIELDKSNFRRKIQRMNLLVKLDEWEENVAHRAARLFKFDKGIYDDLQNKGLIFDV